From a region of the Myxococcaceae bacterium JPH2 genome:
- a CDS encoding DEAD/DEAH box helicase family protein translates to MTPASAGPPPTELHFDCGTLVAPTLPEDSRLRALFQSDPRTGVHRAPAWHYREVVLRLRERGLPYEDKARRFEPLDLALTTPITPFPHQRAALEAWTKAGGRGLVELPTGAGKTLLAVLAIAWAKRPTLVVVPTLDLMAQWQGVLARHFAVPVGMVGGGVTDRQPLTVTTYDSAALQMEFTGNRYGLLVCDECHHLPAPRYRFIAEGALAPFRLGLTATLARADGGERVCEELLGPLVHHTGIQELQGQYLAPYEVRRIEVELTPEEKTRHDEARARYLAFVRKLSVPLASPDGWARFLAQSQRSDEGRAAYQGYREQRRIALTSSGKLHALWRILVEHREDRVLVFTDDNETVYTLAHRLLLPALTHQTPIPERKALLAAFAKGELPVLLTSRVLNEGVDVPEARVGVVLSGSGSVREHVQRLGRILRKQPGKRALLYEVCTAQTAESGISERRRQHSAYQEGGEC, encoded by the coding sequence ATGACTCCCGCCTCCGCCGGGCCCCCGCCCACCGAACTCCACTTCGACTGTGGCACCCTGGTGGCTCCGACGCTGCCGGAGGACTCGCGCCTGCGCGCCCTCTTCCAGAGCGACCCGCGCACGGGCGTCCACCGCGCCCCCGCCTGGCACTACCGCGAGGTGGTGCTGCGCCTGCGCGAGCGAGGCCTCCCCTACGAAGACAAGGCGCGGCGCTTCGAGCCGCTCGACCTGGCCCTGACCACGCCGATTACCCCCTTCCCCCACCAGCGCGCGGCCCTCGAGGCCTGGACGAAGGCGGGCGGCCGAGGCCTGGTGGAGCTGCCCACGGGCGCGGGCAAGACACTGCTCGCGGTGCTGGCCATCGCCTGGGCGAAGCGGCCTACCCTGGTGGTCGTGCCCACCCTGGACCTGATGGCGCAATGGCAGGGTGTGCTGGCGCGGCACTTCGCGGTGCCGGTGGGCATGGTGGGAGGCGGCGTCACGGACCGGCAGCCGTTGACCGTCACGACGTACGACTCGGCGGCGCTCCAGATGGAGTTCACCGGCAACCGCTACGGCCTGCTCGTCTGCGACGAGTGCCATCACCTGCCCGCGCCTCGCTACCGCTTCATCGCCGAGGGCGCGCTGGCGCCGTTCCGCTTGGGCCTCACCGCCACGCTGGCCCGAGCCGACGGCGGCGAGCGCGTCTGCGAGGAGCTGCTCGGGCCCCTCGTGCACCACACCGGCATCCAAGAGCTGCAGGGCCAGTACCTGGCGCCCTACGAGGTGCGACGCATCGAGGTGGAGCTGACGCCGGAGGAGAAGACGCGCCACGACGAGGCCCGCGCGCGCTACCTGGCGTTCGTGCGGAAGCTGAGCGTGCCCTTGGCCTCACCGGATGGCTGGGCCCGCTTCCTCGCGCAGAGCCAGCGCAGCGACGAAGGCCGCGCGGCCTACCAGGGCTACCGCGAGCAGCGCCGCATCGCGCTCACCTCCAGCGGCAAGCTGCACGCGCTGTGGCGCATCCTGGTGGAGCACCGCGAGGACCGCGTGCTCGTCTTCACCGACGACAACGAGACCGTCTACACGCTCGCGCACCGACTGCTGCTGCCCGCGCTCACGCACCAGACGCCCATCCCCGAGCGCAAGGCGCTCCTGGCCGCCTTCGCCAAGGGCGAGCTGCCCGTGCTGCTCACCTCGCGCGTGCTCAACGAGGGCGTGGACGTGCCCGAGGCGCGCGTGGGCGTGGTGCTCAGCGGCAGCGGCAGCGTGCGCGAGCACGTGCAGCGCCTGGGGCGCATCCTGCGCAAGCAGCCCGGGAAGCGCGCCCTCTTGTACGAGGTGTGCACCGCGCAGACCGCGGAGAGCGGCATCAGCGAGCGGCGGCGCCAGCACAGCGCCTACCAGGAGGGTGGCGAGTGCTGA
- a CDS encoding metallophosphoesterase translates to MKLYAISDLHLRHADNRAALEALSPHPEDWLIVAGDVGETLADMDYMLRTLTPRFARLVWVPGNHELWSMPTEKPALRGEARYLRLVDLCHQHGALTPEDPYPRWPGEGTHRVLVPMFLGYDYTFRPEHVAADKALEWAWEEDLMCTDEVLLHPDPYPSRQAWCAARVEQTRARLEQLPADATTILINHYPLRYEHVRLPRIPRFSIWCGTRLTEDWHTRYRAEAVVSGHLHMPATLWRDGVRFEEVSLGYPMQWRHRGQVDRCLREVLPGPASPAR, encoded by the coding sequence ATGAAGCTCTACGCCATCAGCGACCTGCACTTGCGTCACGCCGACAACCGCGCGGCCCTGGAAGCGCTGTCCCCGCACCCGGAGGATTGGCTCATCGTCGCGGGTGACGTGGGCGAGACGCTCGCGGACATGGACTACATGCTGCGCACCCTCACCCCGCGCTTCGCGCGACTCGTGTGGGTGCCCGGCAACCATGAGCTGTGGAGCATGCCCACGGAGAAGCCCGCGCTGCGCGGCGAGGCGCGCTACCTCCGGCTGGTGGACCTGTGCCACCAGCACGGCGCGCTCACCCCGGAAGACCCCTACCCGCGCTGGCCCGGTGAGGGGACCCACCGCGTCCTCGTCCCCATGTTCCTGGGCTACGACTACACGTTCCGCCCCGAGCACGTCGCCGCGGACAAGGCGCTCGAGTGGGCCTGGGAGGAGGACCTGATGTGCACCGATGAGGTGCTCTTGCATCCGGACCCCTACCCCAGTCGGCAGGCCTGGTGCGCGGCGCGCGTGGAGCAGACGCGCGCCCGGCTGGAGCAGCTGCCTGCGGACGCCACCACCATCCTCATCAACCACTACCCGCTGCGCTACGAGCACGTGCGGCTGCCTCGCATCCCCCGCTTCTCCATCTGGTGCGGCACCCGCCTCACCGAGGACTGGCACACCCGCTACCGCGCCGAGGCCGTCGTCAGCGGGCACCTGCACATGCCCGCGACCTTGTGGCGCGACGGCGTGCGCTTCGAGGAGGTGTCACTCGGCTACCCGATGCAGTGGCGCCACCGAGGCCAGGTGGACCGGTGTCTGCGCGAGGTCCTCCCCGGCCCCGCATCCCCCGCCCGGTAG
- a CDS encoding response regulator has protein sequence MNLLIVSGHTASRELLSRILADTHLTVRATGDVDDALTAISAQRPALVVVDVRRPDEDPALFLGLLRKRHPTLPVIALIPGRLRVFDGREERVIDAPGDSAEALHLMLVSLKRAVSDVCAQALLGALKPPVGKA, from the coding sequence GTGAACCTGCTCATCGTCAGCGGCCACACGGCCTCGCGCGAGTTGTTGAGCCGCATCCTCGCGGACACCCACCTGACCGTCCGTGCGACGGGCGACGTGGATGACGCCCTCACGGCCATCTCGGCGCAGCGCCCCGCGCTCGTCGTGGTGGACGTGCGTCGGCCGGATGAGGACCCCGCGCTGTTCCTCGGACTGCTGCGCAAGCGACACCCGACGTTGCCTGTCATCGCGCTGATCCCCGGGCGCCTGCGCGTCTTCGACGGCCGTGAGGAGCGAGTCATCGACGCACCCGGCGACTCCGCCGAGGCTTTGCACCTGATGCTCGTTTCCCTCAAGCGCGCGGTCAGCGACGTCTGCGCGCAGGCGCTCCTCGGTGCGCTGAAGCCGCCCGTGGGGAAGGCCTGA
- a CDS encoding outer membrane beta-barrel protein: protein MSALGWLLVAALAASPRTPKRTPEESASSFAFLAPKVGLFKSTTRLSGDLFMGLEVGYLLPVLQRRLALVAEVNYHRPEHTGTLDDPRLSASSDHRYTLAEREVGLLVSAVFRFDEAWGPITPYVGAGPGLYLHRATVEVLGETASESGGRWGLQLLGGAEVTVGPGGLFVETQYHLAPLHFLTTGDVNVGGFLAASLGYRIRL, encoded by the coding sequence ATGAGCGCGTTGGGCTGGCTGCTCGTCGCCGCGCTCGCGGCCTCTCCCCGGACTCCGAAGCGCACTCCCGAGGAGAGCGCGTCCAGCTTCGCCTTCCTCGCGCCCAAGGTGGGCCTCTTCAAGTCCACCACGCGGCTGTCGGGCGATCTCTTCATGGGCCTGGAAGTCGGCTACCTCCTGCCCGTGCTCCAGCGCCGGCTCGCCCTGGTGGCGGAGGTCAACTACCACCGGCCCGAGCACACCGGCACGCTGGACGATCCACGCCTCTCCGCTTCGAGCGACCACCGCTACACGCTGGCCGAGCGCGAGGTGGGGCTCCTCGTGTCCGCCGTCTTCCGCTTCGATGAAGCGTGGGGTCCCATCACGCCCTACGTGGGCGCGGGCCCGGGGCTGTACCTGCACCGCGCCACGGTGGAGGTCCTCGGAGAGACGGCCTCGGAGAGTGGCGGACGCTGGGGCCTGCAGTTGCTCGGTGGCGCGGAGGTGACGGTGGGCCCCGGTGGCCTCTTCGTGGAGACTCAGTACCACCTCGCCCCGCTGCACTTCCTCACCACCGGCGATGTGAACGTCGGTGGATTCCTCGCGGCCAGCCTGGGCTACCGCATTCGTCTGTGA
- a CDS encoding helix-turn-helix domain-containing protein, translating into MEKTLATRLGGAARSARSRLNLTQADVAERIGIASEVYGRLERGHMLPSIQTFRRLCVVLSISADEALGLKPSQDVKWAAEPPSDIGESAELRRLLRRAKQLDRGSIRILSVLASQFKPKG; encoded by the coding sequence ATGGAAAAGACCCTCGCAACCCGACTTGGAGGAGCAGCGCGTAGCGCTCGGAGCCGCCTGAACCTGACCCAGGCGGATGTCGCGGAGCGCATCGGAATCGCGAGTGAAGTCTACGGGCGACTGGAGCGTGGCCACATGCTCCCGAGCATCCAGACCTTCCGCCGGCTGTGCGTGGTGCTGTCCATCTCCGCCGACGAGGCGCTGGGCCTCAAGCCGTCGCAGGACGTGAAGTGGGCCGCCGAGCCTCCGTCCGACATCGGGGAGTCCGCCGAGCTGCGCCGCCTGCTGCGCCGCGCGAAGCAGCTGGACCGCGGCTCCATCCGCATCCTCAGCGTGCTTGCCTCGCAGTTCAAACCGAAGGGCTGA
- a CDS encoding DUF790 family protein, producing MLTRELLNFRTKEGVLRPTFVKRDDAALLALAAELLADLEAAKGHPRDEVEEALALKAGAFSRPKVARGLVKLLLDRVLFDEAEAGVAETRWSHLHTAVQVLRALPPDATLETYDARLESALGTPLGAVRETLYVDLPGSRALLGWDGERLSAQELVDRYNLALAQGPLMGARRLTLRAFAPELLRVRKLLRWLKFCRLVAEVRRVGDDWTLEVEGPGAMLALQKKYGLQLASFLSVVPVLAHWELTAVVDDARRRATLALSDKDPLHSPLPAALGHVPPEVASLASAFEDADWELDLTPLPRHMGAAGLCVPDLTLRHRTSGREVALELFHAWHAAPLDRRLEELRSRPDAGLLLGVDRALARDEGRKETLEAHPQVLLFNGFPSARKLRERLALLEPARGK from the coding sequence GTGCTGACGCGCGAACTCCTGAACTTCCGCACGAAAGAGGGCGTGCTGCGCCCCACGTTCGTGAAGCGCGACGACGCGGCGCTGCTCGCCTTGGCCGCGGAGCTGCTCGCGGACCTCGAGGCCGCGAAGGGCCACCCTCGCGACGAGGTCGAGGAGGCCCTGGCGCTGAAGGCCGGCGCCTTCTCGCGCCCCAAGGTGGCGCGGGGCCTGGTGAAGCTGCTGCTCGACCGCGTCCTCTTCGATGAAGCCGAAGCCGGCGTGGCCGAGACGCGCTGGAGCCACCTGCACACCGCCGTGCAGGTGCTGCGCGCGCTGCCGCCCGACGCGACGCTGGAGACGTATGACGCCCGGCTGGAGTCCGCGCTGGGCACGCCGCTCGGCGCCGTGCGCGAGACGCTCTACGTGGACCTCCCTGGCAGCCGCGCGCTCCTGGGCTGGGACGGCGAGCGCCTGTCCGCGCAGGAGCTGGTGGACCGCTACAACCTCGCGCTCGCACAGGGCCCGCTGATGGGCGCGCGCCGCCTCACCTTGCGCGCGTTCGCTCCGGAGCTGCTGCGGGTGCGCAAGCTGCTGCGCTGGCTGAAGTTCTGCCGGCTGGTGGCGGAGGTGCGGCGCGTGGGCGACGACTGGACCCTGGAGGTCGAAGGCCCGGGCGCCATGCTCGCGCTCCAGAAGAAGTACGGCCTGCAGCTCGCGAGCTTCCTGTCCGTGGTGCCCGTGCTGGCGCACTGGGAGCTGACCGCCGTGGTGGACGACGCACGTCGGCGCGCCACGCTCGCGCTGAGCGACAAGGATCCGCTGCACTCGCCCCTGCCCGCCGCGCTGGGCCACGTGCCGCCCGAGGTGGCCTCGCTGGCCTCGGCCTTCGAGGACGCGGACTGGGAGCTGGACCTCACGCCGCTGCCGCGCCACATGGGCGCCGCGGGCTTGTGCGTGCCGGACCTCACGCTCCGACACCGCACGAGCGGACGCGAGGTGGCGCTGGAGCTGTTCCATGCGTGGCACGCGGCGCCGCTCGACCGACGGCTGGAGGAGCTGCGCTCGCGTCCGGACGCGGGGCTCCTGCTCGGCGTGGATCGCGCGTTGGCGCGCGACGAGGGGCGGAAGGAGACGCTCGAGGCCCACCCTCAAGTGCTGCTCTTCAACGGCTTCCCCTCGGCGAGGAAGCTGCGCGAGCGGCTCGCCCTGCTGGAGCCGGCTCGCGGGAAGTGA
- a CDS encoding response regulator, whose translation MASKNFRGSLEAVQPLALRRPNPPSRMASHDLNRPRFLFVEADPRALAALRRLVRELPGPQLFADCARQACALVKERAPRVVVSGYGLPDGDGLALLECVRARDPRTACALHTAQPPARLRESRGIAWMDRAAPPRQVLALLDALAADGPSGST comes from the coding sequence TTGGCATCCAAGAACTTCCGGGGTAGTCTTGAAGCGGTCCAACCCCTTGCGTTACGCCGTCCGAACCCACCCTCGCGCATGGCCTCGCACGACCTCAATCGCCCTCGGTTTCTCTTCGTCGAAGCGGATCCACGCGCGCTCGCGGCGCTGCGCCGACTGGTGCGCGAGCTTCCCGGACCCCAGCTCTTCGCGGACTGCGCGCGGCAGGCGTGCGCCCTCGTGAAGGAGCGGGCGCCTCGGGTGGTGGTGAGCGGCTACGGCCTGCCGGATGGTGACGGGCTGGCGCTGCTGGAGTGCGTGCGCGCGAGGGACCCACGCACCGCCTGCGCGCTGCACACCGCGCAGCCGCCCGCGCGCCTGCGGGAGTCGCGGGGCATCGCCTGGATGGATCGCGCCGCCCCGCCCCGGCAGGTGCTCGCGCTGCTGGATGCCCTGGCCGCCGATGGGCCGAGCGGCTCGACGTGA
- a CDS encoding DMT family transporter: MRWIPLVPLLCGLAVVTQGGLNRRFAGQWGLWSAALLNMTVALVATFSVYAVLRWAPGVLPGGGSVLTRFGSLTPWHVLPGLCGVVIVAGMPLAISRLGAVQSVLLLIAAQLVAGLCWDALVENRPATAARIVGSVVAFVGAAIAVWKG, translated from the coding sequence ATGCGTTGGATACCGCTTGTCCCCCTGCTCTGCGGCCTCGCCGTGGTGACGCAGGGCGGTCTCAATCGTCGGTTCGCGGGCCAGTGGGGCCTGTGGAGCGCGGCCCTGCTCAACATGACGGTCGCGCTCGTGGCCACGTTCTCGGTGTACGCGGTGCTGCGTTGGGCCCCGGGCGTGTTGCCGGGGGGCGGCTCGGTGCTCACGCGCTTCGGGAGCCTCACCCCGTGGCACGTGTTGCCGGGGCTGTGCGGCGTCGTCATCGTCGCGGGCATGCCGCTGGCCATCAGCCGCCTGGGCGCGGTGCAGTCCGTGCTGCTGCTCATCGCCGCGCAGCTCGTCGCCGGGCTCTGCTGGGACGCGCTCGTGGAGAACCGTCCCGCTACCGCCGCGCGCATCGTCGGCTCGGTGGTGGCTTTCGTGGGGGCCGCCATCGCGGTCTGGAAGGGCTGA